A region of Burkholderia lata DNA encodes the following proteins:
- the rpoN gene encoding RNA polymerase factor sigma-54, which produces MSVSLSLQMRQHLALTPRLQQSLRLLQLSSLEFQQELRQALDQNPFLDDGQGDEEPAADAPGPQAEAAAPDAVPPADEVRQPDGDVPEVPEVSEVSLTAAPATRGTSRQGDESGGLSPGEWLAAEPSLHQQLHDALRLYQLNRRDREAARIVIDALDDDGYLRQELVELLVAADPALLLSEQDLAVALRLVQMLDRPGMAARSLSECLVLQLDAIPAGTTALAEAKAIAREHLERLARRETAEIQRRIGCNPQTLQAACALVRGLDPRPGNHYGSTRGDYVVPDVIVRQVRDDWIVTINPAVLPRARLHERYATLFAQSSGERDSPLGQQLQEARWLIRNVQKRFDTIQRVGECIVARQRDFFRYGEIAMKPLVLRDIAEELDLHESTVSRATGNKYMATPHGTFEFKHFFPRKLEAAGKGVCSAAAAKVLIRDMIAAERHTDPLSDVALAHNLAGRGILLARRTVTKYRQAMKIPPADLRRRDTA; this is translated from the coding sequence ATGTCCGTCTCGCTTTCGCTGCAGATGCGACAGCATCTTGCACTTACGCCGAGGCTTCAGCAGTCGCTGCGGTTGCTGCAGTTGTCCTCGCTCGAATTTCAACAGGAATTGCGTCAGGCGCTCGATCAGAATCCGTTTCTCGACGACGGCCAGGGTGACGAGGAGCCTGCCGCCGACGCACCGGGGCCGCAAGCCGAAGCCGCCGCGCCCGACGCGGTGCCCCCGGCTGACGAGGTTCGCCAGCCGGACGGCGACGTGCCTGAAGTGCCCGAGGTGTCCGAAGTGTCGTTGACGGCCGCGCCCGCGACGCGCGGCACGAGCCGCCAGGGCGACGAGTCGGGCGGCCTGTCGCCCGGCGAATGGCTGGCTGCGGAACCGTCGCTGCATCAGCAACTGCATGACGCGTTGCGGCTCTATCAGCTGAACCGGCGCGACCGCGAGGCCGCGCGCATCGTGATCGACGCGCTCGACGACGACGGCTACCTGCGCCAGGAGCTGGTCGAACTGCTGGTCGCGGCCGACCCCGCGCTGCTGTTGTCGGAGCAGGATCTCGCGGTCGCGCTAAGGCTCGTGCAGATGCTCGACCGGCCCGGCATGGCCGCGCGCTCGCTGTCCGAGTGTCTCGTGCTGCAACTCGACGCGATTCCGGCCGGCACGACGGCGCTCGCGGAAGCGAAAGCGATCGCACGCGAGCATCTCGAACGGCTCGCGCGCCGCGAGACGGCCGAGATCCAGCGGCGGATCGGCTGCAACCCGCAGACGCTGCAGGCCGCGTGCGCGCTGGTGCGCGGGCTCGACCCGCGCCCCGGCAATCATTACGGCAGCACGCGCGGCGACTACGTGGTGCCCGACGTGATCGTGCGCCAGGTGCGCGACGACTGGATCGTGACGATCAACCCGGCCGTGCTGCCGCGCGCACGGTTGCACGAACGCTACGCGACGCTGTTCGCGCAGTCGAGCGGCGAACGCGATTCGCCGCTCGGCCAGCAGTTGCAGGAAGCGCGCTGGCTGATCCGCAACGTGCAGAAGCGCTTCGACACGATCCAGCGCGTCGGCGAATGCATCGTCGCGCGACAGCGCGATTTCTTCCGCTATGGCGAGATCGCGATGAAGCCGCTCGTGCTGCGCGACATCGCCGAGGAGCTCGACCTGCACGAATCGACCGTGTCGCGCGCGACGGGCAACAAGTACATGGCCACGCCGCATGGCACGTTCGAGTTCAAGCATTTCTTCCCGCGCAAGCTTGAGGCGGCCGGCAAGGGCGTGTGTTCCGCGGCGGCCGCGAAGGTGCTGATCCGCGACATGATCGCGGCCGAGCGGCACACCGATCCGCTGTCCGATGTTGCGCTCGCGCACAACCTCGCGGGCCGCGGCATCCTGCTTGCGCGTCGCACGGTGACGAAGTATCGCCAGGCGATGAAGATTCCGCCGGCCGACCTGCGGCGCCGCGACACCGCATGA
- a CDS encoding DUF3008 family protein: MPAKSQAQQRAAGAALSAKRGKTNMKDLKPPAQSMARSMSEKALEKMASTPRRGKPEHKHDA, encoded by the coding sequence ATGCCAGCAAAATCGCAAGCGCAGCAGCGTGCCGCGGGGGCCGCACTGTCGGCCAAACGCGGCAAGACGAACATGAAGGACCTCAAGCCGCCGGCGCAGTCGATGGCCAGGTCGATGAGCGAAAAGGCACTCGAAAAAATGGCGTCCACGCCGAGGCGTGGCAAACCGGAGCACAAGCACGATGCGTGA
- a CDS encoding DUF1328 domain-containing protein: protein MLRYAVIFFIIAIVAAVFGFGGIAAGAAEIAKILFYIFVVIFLVTLLLGVVRR, encoded by the coding sequence ATGCTTCGATACGCGGTTATCTTCTTCATCATCGCGATCGTCGCGGCCGTGTTCGGCTTCGGCGGCATCGCGGCTGGCGCGGCCGAGATCGCGAAGATCCTGTTCTACATCTTCGTCGTGATCTTCCTCGTCACGCTGCTGCTGGGCGTCGTGCGACGATGA
- a CDS encoding DUF3022 domain-containing protein — protein sequence MSGAPGRSQRIAELEHALANGFPSQSTVVVHADDASGRLTIQVSWVRVPSDEDAREWRCAVDLRFDPDVITRYASLGADDRLRVRTHLCDSARRAVDERKPRVEEAAIECNVALDVTRAELDEALRAP from the coding sequence ATGAGCGGCGCACCCGGCCGGTCGCAGCGCATCGCGGAGCTCGAGCATGCGCTCGCGAACGGCTTCCCGTCGCAGTCGACCGTCGTCGTGCATGCGGACGACGCATCCGGGCGGCTGACGATCCAGGTGTCGTGGGTGCGGGTGCCGTCCGACGAGGACGCGCGCGAATGGCGTTGCGCGGTCGACCTGCGCTTCGATCCGGACGTGATCACGCGCTATGCATCGCTCGGCGCGGACGACCGGCTGCGCGTGCGCACGCATCTGTGCGACAGTGCGCGGCGCGCGGTGGACGAGCGCAAGCCGCGCGTCGAGGAAGCGGCGATCGAATGCAACGTCGCGCTCGACGTGACGCGCGCCGAACTCGACGAGGCGCTGCGCGCGCCGTGA
- a CDS encoding DUF1488 domain-containing protein, translated as MPADSARRVSLVDEPPVFDGAELQLHFVVDVDGELQTCAITVEALEDHFGAQSALEADLRDAFEHGRARIEAACAEALAEGNGSVVLHSGDFRAPAGLSRSRRS; from the coding sequence ATGCCGGCCGATTCCGCCCGCCGCGTGTCGCTGGTCGACGAGCCGCCCGTGTTCGACGGTGCCGAGCTGCAGTTGCATTTCGTCGTCGACGTCGATGGCGAACTGCAAACCTGCGCGATCACGGTCGAAGCGCTGGAAGACCATTTCGGCGCGCAGTCTGCGCTGGAGGCCGACTTGCGCGATGCGTTCGAGCATGGCCGCGCGCGGATCGAAGCCGCATGCGCGGAAGCGCTGGCCGAAGGCAACGGCAGCGTGGTGCTGCACAGCGGCGATTTCCGTGCGCCGGCGGGCCTGTCCCGGTCGCGGCGATCCTGA
- a CDS encoding Fic family protein, producing the protein MAELPDDPIGTAWLIANCDVAPMARPPVLSRIGGRRATETIDGYRLETYPELMRPTGDIAAHLQFHLRHEVPQLEFLARLFAQSGPGFVQDWIDSEPTGQYARRAAFLYEWLTDGELSVPERLGGNYVDVLDDAKVVTSSRDRIVKNPRWRVNDNLPGTRYFCPTLVKTASFMEAAELNVPRLFADLAAEFGEDLLMRAAAWMTLRESKASFAIEGEADRTSRIQRFADVMARRTAQGEQPLSDDAAAELQREILGERTTLTHFGFRQSPVFVGETVRFNEVVHYVAPGQEDVPAMLDGLRTFLARTSGQSSVMRSTVAAFGFVYVHPLADGNGRVHRFLINDVLRRDGVIPEPVILPISAVIMDDAGERRGYDRVLDQVSAPLMEHVRDHIVFDAAQTTYPDGVVSNFAFDGAGLAMPLWRYPDLSPHVQYLANIVKRTLTEHMREESRYLRSHALARQVLKEIVEMPDHQADRVLRSIEQNQGQLSNVLAKEMPILQQPGIWPAIVEAVSSAFRNGDSTDAAIVDRYRPERPAGQ; encoded by the coding sequence ATGGCTGAATTGCCCGACGATCCAATCGGTACCGCATGGTTGATCGCAAACTGCGACGTTGCGCCGATGGCTCGGCCTCCGGTGCTTAGTCGCATCGGCGGTCGGCGTGCCACCGAAACCATTGACGGTTATCGGCTCGAGACCTACCCGGAACTGATGCGCCCAACGGGCGATATCGCCGCGCACCTTCAGTTTCACTTGCGCCACGAGGTGCCGCAACTGGAGTTTCTGGCGCGCTTGTTCGCGCAATCTGGCCCCGGATTCGTCCAGGACTGGATCGACTCCGAGCCAACCGGGCAGTATGCGCGCCGCGCCGCCTTTCTTTACGAATGGCTCACCGACGGCGAGTTGAGCGTTCCGGAGCGCTTGGGCGGCAACTATGTCGACGTGCTTGACGACGCCAAAGTCGTCACCTCGTCACGCGACCGCATCGTGAAGAATCCGCGGTGGCGGGTGAACGATAATCTTCCCGGAACACGTTACTTCTGCCCGACCCTTGTAAAGACAGCCTCTTTCATGGAGGCAGCCGAGTTGAACGTGCCGCGCCTGTTCGCCGATCTCGCGGCGGAATTCGGTGAGGATCTGCTTATGCGGGCGGCGGCCTGGATGACATTGAGGGAAAGCAAGGCCAGTTTCGCCATCGAAGGGGAAGCCGACCGTACTTCCCGCATTCAGCGCTTCGCGGACGTCATGGCCCGGCGTACCGCCCAAGGCGAACAGCCGTTGTCGGACGATGCTGCTGCAGAGTTGCAGCGGGAAATTCTCGGTGAGCGAACCACGCTCACGCACTTCGGCTTCCGGCAGTCGCCCGTATTCGTCGGGGAAACCGTCCGCTTTAACGAGGTCGTGCACTATGTCGCACCGGGGCAGGAGGATGTACCGGCCATGCTCGACGGCCTTCGCACATTCCTGGCACGCACTTCCGGTCAATCATCGGTCATGCGCAGCACGGTGGCAGCCTTCGGTTTCGTCTACGTGCATCCGCTGGCGGACGGAAACGGCCGCGTCCACCGCTTCCTGATCAACGATGTTCTCCGTCGGGACGGTGTCATTCCGGAGCCGGTCATCTTGCCTATTTCCGCCGTGATCATGGACGACGCGGGCGAACGCCGCGGCTACGACAGGGTACTGGACCAAGTGTCTGCGCCGCTCATGGAGCATGTGCGAGATCACATCGTATTCGACGCCGCACAGACAACCTATCCTGACGGCGTCGTATCCAACTTCGCATTCGATGGTGCAGGACTGGCCATGCCGCTGTGGCGGTACCCGGACCTCAGTCCGCATGTGCAATACCTCGCCAACATCGTCAAACGCACACTGACCGAACACATGCGCGAGGAATCGCGCTATTTGCGCAGCCACGCGCTGGCTCGGCAGGTGCTCAAGGAAATCGTGGAAATGCCGGATCATCAAGCCGACCGTGTACTGCGCTCGATCGAGCAGAACCAGGGACAACTCAGCAACGTTCTCGCGAAGGAAATGCCCATCCTGCAGCAGCCCGGTATCTGGCCCGCGATCGTCGAAGCCGTATCCTCAGCCTTTCGTAACGGAGATTCCACGGATGCCGCGATCGTCGATCGCTACCGTCCGGAACGACCGGCGGGACAGTAA
- the treY gene encoding malto-oligosyltrehalose synthase, with protein MTPRATLRLQLHAGFTFDDAAAHAGYFARLGVSHLYLSPVATAEPGSRHGYDTVDYGALNAELGGEAGFVRLVDALRAHGLGVIVDIVPNHMGVGGASNGWWNDVLEWGPASPYAGHFDIDWHPPDAALDGKVLLPCLGTPYGEALAAGDITLDADPATGRFFVSCPGRRLPVATATYADILRIANRTDLNALAERFDAAPPRDSARLAAAHAALRDHAVTHGPHALDAVLRGADPRHARSRACLHRLLERQHYRLAWWRTAADELNWRRFFDIATLAAVRVDDDAVFDAVHALPLRLHAAGYIDGLRVDHVDGLADPRAYCRRLHERLAAQRDAQPFVVVEKILAPGEALRADWAVDGTTGYDFMNDVGALLHDPAGAAPLAAHWAHVSGSSRTFTQEALDGKRRVLMRQLAVEHARAARALHGIARAAPATRDVSLVAIQRVLGELAVQLPVYRMYPAHDEEPADADRRVLAPAYARACAAVDPADRFALDHVATWLGLPVTRVPRADAAALHAARVAFAQLTAPLAAKGVEDTAHYRYGRLLSRNEVGADAGDFSLSRGAFHARNRHRARTVPHGLVATATHDHKRGEDARARLAVLSEMPDAWRTVSLDWSALNRPHRGGAHRDLAWAPGPAAEAMLYQTLVGCWPPELAPDDAAGLAALAERVVQWQTKAWREAKRHTDWLAPDMRYERDCEAFVRAILMPRGTGDFAHRLHAFVARIVPAGVVNSLTQAVLRMASPGVPDLYQGTEAWDHSLVDPDNRRDVPFAALAAERVDEPVASYLQAWPDARVKRALVERMLALRARWPETFAAGTYVPLRVRGPLGRHAIAFARCNDESTVVVVATRLAGRLLGEAPELPRVAPAQWGDTAVVLPREIDGPWTDWLNAGDTIDVTGRLIKLGNCLAALPVAVLVAVHPTSAS; from the coding sequence ATGACGCCACGCGCGACGCTGCGGCTGCAGCTGCATGCGGGCTTCACGTTCGACGACGCGGCCGCGCACGCCGGCTACTTCGCGCGGCTCGGCGTGAGCCACCTGTACCTGTCGCCGGTCGCGACGGCCGAACCCGGTTCGCGACACGGCTACGACACCGTGGATTACGGCGCGCTCAACGCCGAACTCGGCGGCGAAGCCGGTTTCGTCCGGCTCGTCGATGCGCTGCGCGCGCATGGGCTCGGCGTAATCGTCGACATCGTGCCGAACCACATGGGCGTCGGCGGCGCGTCGAACGGCTGGTGGAACGACGTCCTCGAATGGGGGCCCGCGAGCCCGTACGCAGGCCACTTCGACATCGACTGGCATCCGCCCGACGCAGCGCTCGACGGCAAGGTGCTGCTGCCCTGCCTCGGCACGCCGTACGGCGAAGCGCTCGCGGCCGGCGACATCACGCTCGACGCCGATCCGGCCACCGGACGCTTCTTCGTGTCGTGCCCCGGGCGACGGCTGCCGGTGGCCACCGCCACCTATGCGGACATCCTGCGCATCGCGAATCGCACCGACCTGAATGCGCTCGCCGAACGCTTCGACGCCGCGCCGCCGCGCGACAGCGCCCGACTGGCCGCCGCGCATGCGGCGCTGCGCGACCACGCGGTCACGCACGGCCCGCATGCGCTCGACGCGGTGCTGCGCGGCGCCGATCCGCGCCATGCGCGCTCGCGCGCGTGCCTGCACCGGCTGCTCGAACGCCAGCACTACCGGCTCGCGTGGTGGCGCACGGCCGCCGACGAGCTGAACTGGCGGCGCTTCTTCGACATCGCGACGCTCGCGGCCGTCCGTGTCGACGACGATGCGGTGTTCGACGCCGTCCATGCGCTGCCGCTGCGACTGCATGCGGCCGGCTATATCGACGGCCTGCGCGTCGATCACGTCGACGGCCTCGCCGATCCGCGCGCGTATTGCCGGCGGCTGCATGAGCGACTTGCCGCGCAACGCGACGCGCAGCCGTTCGTCGTCGTCGAGAAGATCCTCGCGCCCGGTGAGGCGCTGCGCGCCGACTGGGCCGTCGACGGCACGACCGGCTACGACTTCATGAACGACGTCGGCGCGCTGCTGCACGATCCGGCCGGCGCCGCGCCGCTGGCCGCGCACTGGGCGCACGTGTCGGGTTCGTCGCGCACCTTCACGCAGGAAGCACTCGACGGCAAGCGGCGCGTGCTGATGCGCCAGCTTGCGGTCGAGCATGCGCGCGCCGCGCGGGCGTTGCACGGCATCGCGCGTGCGGCGCCCGCGACGCGCGACGTCAGCCTCGTCGCGATTCAGCGCGTACTGGGTGAACTCGCGGTGCAGCTGCCCGTGTACCGGATGTATCCGGCGCACGATGAAGAACCCGCCGACGCCGATCGCCGCGTGCTCGCACCTGCATACGCACGCGCGTGCGCGGCCGTCGATCCGGCCGACCGGTTCGCGCTCGATCACGTCGCCACCTGGCTCGGGTTGCCGGTCACGCGCGTGCCGCGCGCGGACGCCGCCGCGCTGCACGCGGCGCGCGTCGCGTTCGCGCAGCTCACTGCGCCGCTGGCCGCAAAGGGTGTCGAGGATACGGCGCACTATCGATACGGCCGGCTGTTGTCCCGCAACGAAGTCGGCGCCGACGCAGGCGACTTCAGCCTGTCGCGCGGCGCGTTCCATGCGCGCAACCGGCACCGCGCGCGCACCGTGCCGCACGGGCTCGTCGCCACCGCCACGCACGACCACAAGCGCGGCGAGGATGCCCGTGCGCGGCTGGCCGTGCTCAGCGAAATGCCCGACGCGTGGCGCACGGTGTCGCTCGACTGGTCCGCGCTCAACCGGCCGCATCGCGGCGGCGCGCATCGCGATCTCGCATGGGCGCCGGGCCCGGCCGCCGAGGCGATGCTGTACCAGACGCTCGTCGGCTGCTGGCCGCCGGAACTCGCGCCCGACGATGCGGCGGGGCTCGCGGCACTTGCCGAACGCGTCGTGCAGTGGCAGACGAAAGCATGGCGCGAAGCGAAACGGCACACCGACTGGCTCGCGCCCGACATGCGCTACGAGCGCGATTGCGAAGCATTCGTCCGCGCGATCCTGATGCCGCGCGGCACCGGCGACTTCGCGCACCGGCTGCATGCGTTCGTCGCGCGGATCGTACCGGCCGGCGTCGTCAACAGCCTGACGCAGGCCGTACTCCGCATGGCGTCGCCCGGCGTGCCCGACCTGTATCAAGGGACTGAAGCATGGGATCACTCGCTCGTCGATCCGGACAACCGCCGCGACGTGCCGTTCGCGGCGCTCGCGGCCGAACGGGTCGACGAGCCGGTCGCGTCGTACCTGCAGGCGTGGCCCGATGCGCGCGTGAAGCGGGCCTTGGTCGAGCGCATGCTGGCGCTGCGCGCACGGTGGCCGGAGACGTTCGCGGCAGGCACGTACGTGCCGCTGCGCGTGCGCGGCCCGCTCGGGCGTCATGCGATCGCATTCGCGCGGTGCAACGATGAATCGACGGTGGTGGTGGTTGCAACGCGGCTCGCGGGCCGGCTGCTCGGCGAAGCACCGGAATTGCCGCGCGTGGCGCCCGCGCAATGGGGCGATACGGCGGTCGTGCTGCCGCGTGAGATCGACGGGCCGTGGACGGACTGGCTGAATGCGGGGGACACGATCGATGTGACGGGACGGTTGATCAAGCTCGGTAACTGTCTGGCAGCGCTACCGGTTGCCGTACTGGTGGCCGTGCACCCAACCAGCGCATCGTGA